One window of the Cryptosporangium aurantiacum genome contains the following:
- a CDS encoding vWA domain-containing protein encodes MTVPGRLVEFVQALREHGLQIGPGETIDAAGAVSVLGFEDREQLRHGLAATLLRRSGHESVFDAIFDLYFPLATGAPQVTRDEAPDLVELRAQLADALAGGDDALVAQLAAATVALLGAYGQVGEGSAPGSGGWSAHQALERLRPQTLIAAVAERMASGEFTDRLARDEARRRVAEFENRVAAEARRRVAEMRGRDRIARYSIPKAADQRDFITANREQLAALRRTVKPLSRRLATRLAARRRHARRGALDLRRTFRRSLSTGGVAMRPAFRKPRPGRPEIVLLCDVSGSVASFAQFTLMLVEALHDQFSRVRAFAFVDATAEVTELVADNDADPARLVERILSEAGVVRWDGHSNYGRALKDFVTDSLDAVGPRTSVLVLGDARTNGGDPNLPALRQIVERARRTYWLNPEPRGSWGSGDSATEAYRSLVDMYECRNADQLTHVIGRLLPV; translated from the coding sequence GTGACCGTCCCCGGTCGGCTGGTGGAGTTCGTGCAAGCCCTCCGGGAGCACGGACTGCAGATCGGTCCCGGCGAGACGATCGACGCCGCCGGTGCGGTCTCCGTACTGGGGTTCGAGGACCGCGAGCAGCTGCGCCACGGCCTCGCGGCGACGCTGCTGCGCCGGTCCGGACACGAATCGGTGTTCGACGCGATCTTCGACCTGTACTTCCCACTCGCCACCGGCGCGCCGCAGGTGACCAGGGACGAGGCGCCGGACCTGGTAGAGCTCCGGGCGCAGCTCGCGGACGCGCTGGCCGGCGGCGACGACGCGCTCGTCGCCCAGCTGGCGGCGGCCACGGTCGCGCTGCTGGGCGCGTACGGGCAGGTGGGCGAGGGCAGCGCGCCTGGCTCCGGCGGCTGGTCGGCGCACCAGGCGCTGGAGCGGCTCCGCCCGCAGACGCTGATCGCCGCGGTGGCCGAGCGGATGGCGTCCGGGGAGTTCACCGACCGGCTCGCGCGCGATGAGGCCCGCCGCCGGGTCGCGGAGTTCGAGAACAGGGTCGCCGCCGAGGCCCGCCGCCGGGTCGCGGAGATGCGCGGCCGCGACCGGATCGCCCGGTACTCGATCCCGAAGGCCGCCGACCAGCGCGACTTCATCACCGCGAATCGTGAGCAGCTGGCCGCGCTGCGCCGCACGGTCAAGCCGCTGTCACGCCGGTTGGCGACCCGGCTCGCCGCTCGGCGTCGGCACGCCCGCCGGGGCGCCCTCGACCTCCGCCGCACGTTCCGCCGCTCGCTCTCCACCGGCGGCGTCGCGATGCGCCCGGCGTTCCGCAAGCCGCGACCGGGCCGACCGGAGATCGTGCTGCTCTGCGACGTGTCCGGGTCGGTCGCGAGCTTCGCGCAGTTCACGCTGATGCTGGTGGAAGCGCTGCACGACCAGTTCAGCCGCGTCCGCGCGTTCGCGTTCGTCGACGCCACGGCCGAAGTGACCGAACTGGTCGCCGACAACGACGCCGACCCGGCGCGGTTGGTCGAGCGCATCCTGTCCGAGGCCGGCGTCGTGCGCTGGGACGGGCACAGCAACTACGGCCGGGCGCTGAAGGACTTCGTCACCGACTCGCTGGACGCCGTCGGCCCGCGGACGTCGGTCCTGGTACTCGGCGACGCCCGGACGAACGGCGGCGATCCGAACCTGCCCGCGCTGCGGCAGATCGTCGAGCGCGCCCGGCGGACGTACTGGCTGAATCCCGAGCCGCGCGGGTCGTGGGGGAGCGGCGACTCGGCGACCGAGGCCTACCGGTCGCTGGTCGATATGTACGAGTGCCGTAACGCCGACCAGCTCACGCACGTCATCGGGCGCCTCCTCCCGGTGTGA
- a CDS encoding DUF6350 family protein, with protein MSPGAPSSSGRVALPAAAITTAGWAALVVLGPMAGIALTVWVAENRSGAPGGDALRLAADGWLLAHGVRLQTTTGPIGLVPLVLSALVVRQLYRAGRNSALATGAASWLAVVRVAIAVGIAYGFLGTVAALFGATSAVRADPASAGIVTGLVAALGAGWGAARTAGLGAVVAFRLPDVVRRGLTAGAVAAAAVLTAGVIAAGAQIVVTQKEFRELFASLGAGVVGGTAIVALCVLYAPTAAVWATAYLIGPGFAVGTGTAVDASTVQLAPLPSFPLLAAVPTGPASAMMSLALAAPLIAGLLAGAVTARPGGGEPDAQPELPRWRIALGGALIAGPVAGVLVGFAAAAARGPLGSGRLALLGPSPWHVGIVLAVEVAVAALVGATVARTMASWAAWSAGRRWTPEGEPTRSWTDRLPPGLRRLGNALLAGPAPAPRPERVAAPRTPPDAEPGAAATEPPRRANER; from the coding sequence GTGTCCCCCGGCGCTCCCTCCTCCTCCGGCCGGGTAGCGCTGCCCGCGGCCGCGATCACCACCGCCGGGTGGGCTGCGCTGGTCGTCCTTGGTCCGATGGCGGGGATCGCGCTCACGGTCTGGGTCGCCGAGAACCGCTCGGGCGCGCCGGGCGGTGACGCGCTGCGGCTCGCCGCCGACGGGTGGCTGCTCGCGCACGGCGTCCGGCTGCAGACGACGACCGGGCCGATCGGGCTGGTTCCGCTGGTGCTCAGTGCGCTGGTGGTGCGTCAGCTCTACCGTGCCGGCCGGAACAGCGCGCTCGCGACCGGAGCGGCGTCCTGGCTCGCGGTGGTGCGGGTCGCGATCGCGGTGGGCATCGCGTACGGCTTCCTCGGCACGGTCGCGGCGCTCTTCGGGGCCACGTCCGCGGTGCGGGCCGACCCCGCGTCGGCCGGGATCGTGACCGGCCTCGTCGCCGCGCTCGGGGCGGGCTGGGGTGCCGCCCGTACTGCCGGACTCGGCGCGGTGGTGGCGTTCCGGCTCCCGGACGTCGTCCGCCGAGGCCTCACCGCAGGGGCGGTGGCCGCCGCGGCCGTGCTCACCGCCGGGGTGATCGCCGCCGGCGCGCAGATCGTCGTGACCCAGAAGGAGTTCCGGGAGCTCTTCGCCTCGCTGGGTGCGGGCGTCGTCGGTGGGACCGCGATCGTCGCGCTGTGCGTCCTGTACGCGCCGACCGCCGCCGTGTGGGCCACCGCGTACCTAATCGGCCCGGGGTTCGCGGTGGGGACCGGGACGGCGGTGGACGCCAGCACCGTGCAGCTCGCGCCGCTGCCCTCGTTTCCGCTGCTCGCCGCGGTGCCGACTGGTCCGGCGTCGGCGATGATGAGTCTGGCGCTGGCTGCTCCGCTGATCGCGGGGCTGCTCGCGGGTGCGGTGACCGCGCGTCCGGGCGGTGGTGAGCCGGACGCCCAACCCGAGCTGCCGCGCTGGCGGATCGCGCTCGGCGGCGCGCTGATCGCCGGGCCGGTGGCAGGCGTGCTGGTCGGGTTCGCGGCGGCCGCGGCGCGTGGGCCGCTGGGCAGCGGACGCCTGGCCCTGCTCGGCCCGTCGCCGTGGCACGTCGGGATCGTGCTGGCGGTCGAGGTCGCGGTCGCCGCACTGGTCGGCGCCACCGTGGCACGGACGATGGCGTCCTGGGCCGCCTGGTCGGCCGGCCGTCGCTGGACGCCGGAGGGTGAGCCCACGCGGTCCTGGACCGACCGTCTGCCGCCGGGACTCCGCCGTCTCGGCAACGCCCTGCTGGCCGGTCCGGCTCCGGCACCGCGTCCGGAGCGGGTGGCTGCGCCGCGGACGCCACCCGACGCCGAACCCGGCGCAGCGGCCACCGAGCCACCCCGCCGAGCCAACGAGCGCTAG
- the purH gene encoding bifunctional phosphoribosylaminoimidazolecarboxamide formyltransferase/IMP cyclohydrolase, translating into MTQAQPDRKPIRRALISVYDKTGIEELAVGLAELGVEIVSTGSTAARIAAAGVKVTQVSEVTGFPETLDGRVKTLHPHVHAGLLADLRNPAHVQQLAELDIAPFELVISNLYPFRETVASGAGHDEVVEQIDIGGPSMVRAAAKNHANVAIVVEPAAYPLVLEAAKAGGFDLTTRRQLAARAFAHTAAYDVAVAGWTARELVEETGDYRWPAFAGIALERAEVLRYGENPHQAAALYVDHDAVPGIAQAEQLHGKPMSYNNYVDADAAYRAAYDFAEPTVAIIKHANPCGIASADDIAEAHRKAHACDPVSAFGGVIAVNRPVTVTMAEQVAEIFTEVVVAPSYEDGAVEILSKKPSIRLLTSPERARGGIEFRQVSGGGLVQTVDAVDAPGDDVSGWKLVTGEPADAATLADLQFAWRAVRAVKSNAILLASDRATVGVGMGQVNRVDSARLAVSRAGDRAAGSVAASDAFFPFPDGLEVLTEAGVKAIVEPGGSVRDDQVIAAAQAAGVALYFTGTRHFYH; encoded by the coding sequence ATGACGCAGGCGCAGCCCGACCGGAAGCCCATCCGGCGCGCGTTGATCAGCGTGTATGACAAGACGGGGATCGAGGAGCTGGCCGTCGGGCTGGCCGAGCTCGGCGTCGAGATCGTGTCCACCGGCTCCACCGCCGCGCGTATCGCTGCCGCCGGTGTGAAGGTCACCCAGGTCTCCGAGGTCACCGGTTTCCCGGAGACGCTGGACGGCCGGGTCAAGACCCTGCACCCGCACGTCCACGCCGGCCTGCTGGCCGACCTGCGCAACCCGGCACACGTTCAGCAGCTCGCCGAACTCGACATCGCCCCGTTCGAGCTGGTGATCTCGAACCTCTACCCGTTCCGGGAGACCGTCGCGTCCGGGGCCGGCCACGACGAGGTCGTCGAGCAGATCGACATCGGCGGCCCGTCGATGGTGCGCGCCGCCGCGAAGAACCACGCCAACGTCGCGATCGTCGTCGAGCCGGCCGCGTACCCGCTGGTGCTGGAGGCGGCGAAGGCAGGTGGCTTCGACCTGACGACCCGCCGTCAGCTCGCCGCGCGCGCGTTCGCCCACACCGCCGCGTACGACGTCGCGGTCGCCGGCTGGACCGCGCGCGAGCTGGTCGAGGAGACCGGTGACTACCGCTGGCCCGCGTTCGCGGGTATCGCGCTGGAGCGGGCCGAGGTGCTGCGGTACGGCGAGAACCCGCACCAGGCCGCCGCGCTCTACGTCGACCACGACGCGGTGCCCGGCATCGCGCAGGCCGAGCAGCTGCACGGCAAGCCCATGTCCTACAACAACTACGTGGACGCGGATGCGGCGTACCGAGCCGCGTACGACTTCGCCGAGCCGACCGTCGCGATCATCAAGCACGCCAACCCGTGCGGGATCGCGTCGGCTGACGACATCGCCGAGGCGCACCGCAAGGCCCACGCGTGCGACCCGGTGAGCGCGTTCGGCGGCGTCATCGCGGTCAACCGGCCGGTCACCGTGACGATGGCCGAACAGGTCGCGGAGATCTTCACCGAGGTCGTGGTCGCGCCCTCGTACGAGGACGGTGCGGTCGAGATCCTGTCGAAGAAGCCGTCGATCCGGCTACTGACCTCTCCCGAGCGGGCCCGCGGTGGGATCGAGTTCCGGCAGGTGTCCGGCGGCGGGCTGGTGCAGACCGTCGACGCGGTCGACGCCCCGGGTGACGACGTGTCGGGCTGGAAGCTCGTCACCGGCGAGCCGGCGGACGCGGCGACCCTGGCCGACCTGCAGTTCGCTTGGCGGGCCGTCCGCGCGGTGAAGAGCAACGCGATCCTGCTGGCGTCCGATCGGGCCACGGTCGGCGTCGGGATGGGCCAGGTGAACCGGGTCGACTCGGCGCGGCTCGCGGTGTCGCGGGCCGGGGACCGTGCCGCCGGGTCGGTCGCGGCGTCGGACGCGTTCTTCCCGTTCCCGGACGGGCTCGAGGTGCTCACCGAGGCCGGGGTCAAGGCGATCGTCGAGCCCGGCGGCAGCGTCCGGGACGATCAGGTGATCGCCGCCGCCCAGGCAGCAGGCGTCGCCCTCTACTTCACCGGCACCCGCCACTTCTACCACTAG
- the sucC gene encoding ADP-forming succinate--CoA ligase subunit beta yields MDLFEYQARDIFAKHGVPVLAGSVADTPAEARAIAEKVGRQVVVKAQVKVGGRGKAGGVKLAENPDEAEARATDILGMDIKGHIAHRVLVAEASDIEEEYYFSFLLDRANRTFLAMASREGGVEIEQVAVENPDALAKISVSAVDGVDAAKAREILVAGKFPEEVLDEASAAVVALWDVFIKEDATLVEVNPLVKAPGGRIIALDGKVTFDSNADFRQPSHDELEDVSAVDPLEQAAKAKGLNYVKLDGEVGIIGNGAGLVMSTLDVVAYAGEEFGGKKPANFLDIGGGASAEVMANGLEIILSDPSVKSVFVNVFGGITACDAVANGIVQALKLLAERGDEVNKPLVVRLDGNNAELGRQILTEANHPLVEQVDTMDGAARRAAELAAK; encoded by the coding sequence GTGGATCTGTTCGAATATCAGGCGAGGGACATCTTCGCCAAGCACGGGGTTCCGGTCCTGGCGGGCTCGGTAGCCGACACTCCCGCGGAGGCTCGTGCCATCGCGGAGAAGGTCGGCCGCCAGGTGGTCGTCAAGGCGCAGGTCAAGGTCGGCGGCCGCGGTAAGGCCGGTGGCGTCAAGCTCGCCGAGAACCCGGACGAGGCGGAGGCGCGAGCCACCGACATCCTCGGGATGGACATCAAGGGCCACATCGCCCACCGCGTGCTGGTCGCCGAGGCGAGCGACATCGAGGAGGAGTACTACTTCTCCTTCCTGCTCGACCGCGCCAACCGCACGTTCCTCGCGATGGCCAGCCGTGAGGGTGGCGTCGAGATCGAGCAGGTCGCGGTCGAGAACCCGGACGCGCTCGCGAAGATCTCGGTCAGCGCCGTGGACGGCGTCGACGCCGCGAAGGCTCGCGAGATCCTGGTCGCCGGCAAGTTCCCCGAGGAAGTGCTCGACGAGGCCAGCGCGGCTGTCGTAGCGCTGTGGGACGTCTTCATCAAGGAGGACGCCACGCTCGTCGAGGTGAACCCGCTGGTCAAGGCCCCTGGTGGTCGGATCATCGCGCTCGACGGCAAGGTCACGTTCGACAGCAACGCCGACTTCCGGCAGCCGAGCCACGACGAGCTCGAGGACGTCTCCGCGGTCGACCCGCTGGAGCAGGCCGCGAAGGCCAAGGGCCTCAACTACGTCAAGCTCGACGGCGAGGTCGGCATCATCGGTAACGGTGCCGGGCTGGTCATGTCGACGCTCGACGTCGTCGCGTACGCGGGTGAGGAGTTCGGTGGCAAGAAGCCGGCCAACTTCCTCGACATCGGCGGCGGCGCATCCGCCGAGGTGATGGCGAACGGCCTGGAGATCATCCTCTCCGACCCGTCGGTCAAGAGCGTGTTCGTCAACGTCTTCGGCGGCATCACCGCGTGCGACGCGGTCGCCAACGGCATCGTGCAGGCGCTCAAGCTGCTCGCCGAGCGCGGCGACGAGGTCAACAAGCCGCTGGTCGTGCGGTTGGACGGCAACAACGCCGAGCTGGGTCGGCAGATCCTCACCGAGGCGAACCACCCGCTGGTCGAGCAGGTGGACACGATGGATGGCGCCGCCCGTCGCGCCGCTGAGCTGGCTGCGAAGTAA
- the purN gene encoding phosphoribosylglycinamide formyltransferase encodes MTARVVVLVSGSGTTLQALLDAASDPAYGASIVAVGADRHGIEGLTRAEKVDVPTFVCQVTDYPARTEWDAALTEAVAAHEPHLVVSAGFMKLVGPEFLDRFGGRMVNSHPALLPSFPGMHGPRDALEYGVKVTGCTLFFVDGGVDTGPIIDQRVVPVLATDDVNQLHERIKVAEREMLVDSIGRLAREGWTVTGRKVSIP; translated from the coding sequence GTGACCGCCCGAGTCGTGGTCCTCGTATCGGGGTCCGGAACCACGCTGCAGGCGTTGTTGGACGCCGCTTCCGACCCGGCATACGGAGCCTCGATCGTCGCGGTCGGCGCCGATCGGCACGGCATCGAGGGGCTGACCCGCGCGGAGAAGGTCGACGTGCCGACGTTCGTCTGCCAGGTCACCGACTACCCGGCCCGCACCGAGTGGGACGCCGCGCTCACCGAGGCCGTCGCCGCCCACGAACCGCACCTGGTGGTCTCCGCCGGGTTCATGAAGCTCGTCGGCCCGGAGTTCCTCGATCGCTTCGGCGGCCGCATGGTCAACAGCCACCCGGCGCTGCTGCCGTCGTTCCCGGGCATGCACGGTCCGCGCGACGCGCTCGAGTACGGCGTCAAGGTCACCGGCTGCACGTTGTTCTTCGTCGACGGCGGTGTGGACACCGGCCCGATCATCGACCAGCGCGTGGTCCCGGTACTGGCCACCGACGACGTGAACCAACTGCACGAGCGCATCAAGGTCGCCGAGCGCGAGATGCTCGTCGACTCGATCGGCCGGCTGGCTCGTGAGGGCTGGACCGTCACTGGAAGGAAGGTCTCGATCCCATGA
- the sucD gene encoding succinate--CoA ligase subunit alpha translates to MSIFLTEKSKVIVQGMTGSEGRKHTQRMLRSGTQIVGGVNPKKAGTSVDFEDGVSVPVFGSVAEAIKETGADVSVIFVPPAGAKAAIIEAVDANIGLAVVITEGIPVHDTTWAWDYAQKKRAEGGQTRIIGPNCPGLISPGASNAGIIPADITKSGKIGLVSKSGTLTYQMMYELRDIGFSTAVGIGGDPVIGTTHIDCLEAFEQDPETTAIVMIGEIGGDAEERAAAYISEHVTKPVVAYVAGFTAPEGKTMGHAGAIISGSAGTAQAKKEALEAVGVKVGKTPSETARLMREIVTA, encoded by the coding sequence ATGTCGATCTTCCTGACCGAGAAGAGCAAGGTCATCGTCCAGGGCATGACCGGGTCGGAGGGGCGCAAGCACACCCAGCGCATGCTCCGCTCGGGCACCCAGATCGTGGGCGGCGTCAACCCGAAGAAGGCCGGCACGTCGGTCGACTTCGAAGACGGTGTGTCGGTGCCGGTGTTCGGCAGCGTCGCGGAGGCGATCAAGGAGACCGGCGCCGACGTCAGCGTCATCTTCGTGCCGCCGGCGGGTGCGAAGGCCGCGATCATCGAGGCCGTCGACGCGAACATCGGCCTGGCCGTCGTCATCACCGAGGGCATCCCGGTGCACGACACGACCTGGGCCTGGGACTACGCGCAGAAGAAGCGCGCCGAGGGCGGCCAGACGCGGATCATCGGCCCGAACTGCCCGGGTCTGATCTCTCCCGGGGCGTCCAACGCGGGCATCATCCCGGCCGACATCACGAAGTCCGGCAAGATCGGGCTGGTCAGCAAGTCCGGCACGCTGACCTACCAGATGATGTACGAGCTGCGGGACATCGGTTTCTCGACCGCGGTCGGCATCGGTGGTGACCCGGTCATCGGCACCACGCACATCGACTGCCTCGAGGCGTTCGAGCAGGACCCCGAGACCACGGCGATCGTCATGATCGGCGAGATCGGTGGCGACGCGGAGGAGCGGGCAGCGGCCTACATCTCCGAGCACGTCACGAAGCCGGTCGTCGCGTACGTCGCGGGCTTCACCGCCCCCGAGGGCAAGACGATGGGCCACGCCGGCGCGATCATCTCCGGCTCGGCCGGTACCGCGCAGGCGAAGAAGGAGGCCCTGGAGGCCGTCGGCGTCAAGGTCGGCAAGACGCCGTCCGAGACCGCCCGTCTGATGCGCGAGATCGTCACCGCCTGA
- a CDS encoding bifunctional methylenetetrahydrofolate dehydrogenase/methenyltetrahydrofolate cyclohydrolase, whose product MTANLLDGKATAALVRAELRDRVAALRKRGVAPGLGTVLVGDDPGSRAYVAGKHRDCAEVGIESIRVDLPADATQQDVEGAVARLNADPACTGYIVQLPLPKGLDANRVLELMDPDKDADGLHPTNLGRLVLGVPAPLPCTPRGIVELLRRYGVKLDGAEVVVVGRGLTVGRPLGLLLTRRTENSTVTLCHTGTRDLAEHTRAADIVVVATGHAHMLTPDMVKPGAAVLDVGITRTEAGLAGDVDPAVREVAGFIAPMPGGVGPMTRAMLLANVVETAERFED is encoded by the coding sequence GTGACGGCAAACCTCCTCGACGGTAAGGCGACCGCGGCCCTGGTACGGGCCGAACTCCGCGACCGGGTGGCCGCGCTGCGCAAGCGAGGCGTGGCGCCGGGCCTGGGCACGGTGCTGGTGGGCGACGACCCGGGTTCCCGGGCGTACGTCGCCGGGAAGCACCGGGACTGCGCCGAGGTCGGGATCGAGAGCATCCGCGTCGATCTGCCCGCCGACGCCACCCAGCAGGACGTCGAAGGCGCGGTGGCGCGGCTCAACGCCGACCCGGCCTGCACCGGGTACATCGTCCAGCTGCCGCTGCCCAAGGGCCTGGACGCCAACCGCGTGCTCGAGCTGATGGACCCGGACAAGGACGCGGACGGCCTGCACCCGACGAACCTGGGCCGGCTGGTGCTGGGCGTGCCCGCGCCGCTGCCGTGCACCCCGCGCGGGATCGTGGAGCTGCTTCGCCGCTACGGCGTCAAGCTCGACGGCGCCGAGGTCGTCGTTGTCGGACGTGGTCTGACCGTCGGGCGTCCGCTGGGGCTGCTGCTGACGCGACGGACCGAGAACTCCACCGTGACGTTGTGCCACACCGGAACGCGTGACCTGGCCGAGCACACCCGGGCGGCGGACATCGTCGTGGTCGCCACCGGCCACGCCCACATGCTGACGCCGGACATGGTGAAGCCGGGCGCCGCGGTGCTCGATGTCGGCATCACGCGGACCGAGGCCGGGCTGGCCGGCGACGTCGATCCGGCCGTCCGGGAGGTCGCCGGTTTCATCGCCCCGATGCCGGGTGGCGTCGGCCCGATGACGCGGGCGATGTTGCTCGCGAACGTCGTCGAAACCGCAGAGCGATTCGAAGACTGA
- a CDS encoding M23 family metallopeptidase: protein MAVTTAVVGVSVAALAVGSALPSTDTVSASAALGQHVDADKLSGQSADAGNTTQAETRSGDPRASRSQKRSGVSDPEQLPVWVRPAGGPLSSLFAARWGTFHYGIDIASGYGSPVKAASAGTVIRSGWYGGYGQIVIIDHGDGITTRYGHNSELTVSVGDHVEAGDLIAKVGSTGASTGPHCHFEVRIDDVPSDPLAWLEDHDVSMTGVNTSL from the coding sequence ATGGCGGTCACCACTGCCGTTGTCGGCGTCAGTGTCGCCGCGTTGGCGGTCGGTTCGGCATTGCCGTCGACGGACACGGTCTCCGCATCCGCGGCTCTCGGCCAGCACGTCGACGCCGACAAGCTCTCCGGCCAATCCGCTGATGCGGGCAACACCACGCAGGCAGAGACCCGCAGCGGTGACCCTCGTGCCTCCCGATCGCAGAAGCGCAGCGGCGTCTCCGACCCCGAACAGCTCCCGGTCTGGGTTCGACCCGCGGGCGGGCCGCTGAGTTCGCTCTTCGCCGCACGCTGGGGCACGTTCCACTACGGCATCGACATCGCCTCCGGCTACGGCTCGCCGGTGAAGGCCGCCAGCGCGGGCACCGTGATCCGCTCCGGGTGGTACGGCGGCTACGGCCAGATCGTGATCATCGACCACGGCGACGGCATCACGACCCGCTACGGGCACAACTCAGAGCTGACCGTCTCGGTCGGCGACCACGTCGAAGCCGGCGACCTGATCGCGAAGGTCGGCAGCACCGGCGCCTCGACCGGGCCCCACTGCCACTTCGAGGTCCGCATCGACGACGTCCCCAGCGACCCGCTGGCTTGGCTCGAGGACCACGACGTCTCGATGACGGGCGTCAACACCAGCCTCTGA
- a CDS encoding AAA family ATPase codes for MGFFTSVADVTDRLAAVGYLASKAVATTVFLADRLEKPLLVEGPAGVGKTELSKAVAAATGARLVRLQCYEGVDESRALYEWNHAKQLLRITAGQDESWEETKADVFSEEFLLPRPLLTAIQGDEPTVLLIDETDKADVEIEGLLLEVLGDFQITVPELGTITASRSPFVVLTSNATRELSEALRRRCLFLHIDFPDAELEERIVRLRVPDLDEGLATSVVRVVTALRSMELRKAPSVAETIDWARTLLALGADTLDEQVVQQSLGVLLKHQADVAHATKRLRLDTVLR; via the coding sequence ATGGGGTTCTTCACATCGGTCGCCGATGTCACCGATCGGCTCGCGGCAGTGGGCTACCTCGCGTCCAAAGCCGTCGCGACGACCGTTTTCCTCGCCGACCGGCTGGAGAAGCCGCTCCTCGTCGAAGGACCGGCGGGCGTGGGTAAGACCGAGCTGTCCAAGGCCGTCGCGGCGGCCACCGGCGCGCGGCTGGTCCGGCTGCAGTGCTACGAGGGCGTGGACGAGTCGCGCGCGCTCTACGAGTGGAACCACGCCAAGCAGCTGCTCCGCATCACCGCGGGCCAGGACGAGAGCTGGGAAGAGACCAAGGCGGACGTCTTCAGCGAGGAGTTCCTGCTCCCGCGTCCCCTGCTGACCGCGATCCAGGGTGACGAGCCGACCGTCCTGCTGATCGACGAGACCGACAAGGCCGACGTCGAGATCGAGGGCCTGCTGCTGGAGGTCCTCGGCGACTTCCAGATCACGGTGCCCGAGCTCGGCACGATCACCGCGTCCCGCTCGCCGTTCGTCGTCCTGACCTCGAACGCGACCAGGGAGCTGTCCGAGGCGCTGCGGCGTCGCTGCCTGTTCCTGCACATCGACTTCCCGGACGCCGAGCTGGAGGAGCGGATCGTCCGGCTCCGCGTCCCCGACCTGGACGAGGGCCTCGCGACCAGCGTCGTCCGGGTGGTCACGGCGCTGCGCTCGATGGAACTCCGCAAGGCGCCCTCGGTCGCCGAGACCATCGACTGGGCCCGGACGCTGCTCGCGCTCGGCGCGGACACGCTCGACGAGCAGGTCGTCCAGCAGAGCCTCGGCGTCCTGCTGAAGCACCAGGCGGACGTCGCGCACGCCACCAAGCGCCTGCGCCTGGACACGGTGCTGCGGTGA